A genomic window from Chanos chanos chromosome 14, fChaCha1.1, whole genome shotgun sequence includes:
- the LOC115827559 gene encoding vesicle-associated membrane protein 8-like: protein MGLADNNPNSMEQGEAEPVQEKDRVKTLQSQVDGVKNIMTENVDRILARGERLDDLMDKSEDLQAGAQNFRHTSHKVARSYWWKNVKLVVVIIVIVLIIVLIIVLLATGVIPTSAPAPAPLPLPTSKP, encoded by the exons gagcaGGGAGAGGCAGAGCCAGTCCAGGAGAAGGACCGGGTCAAGACTTTGCAGTCCCAGGTGGACGGGGTAAAGAACATCATGACCGAGAATGTGGATCGTATCCTGGCACGTGGAGAAAGGCTGGACGACCTGATGGACAAATCAGAGGACCTCCaggctggg GCTCAGAACTTCAGGCACACCTCTCACAAGGTGGCCCGTTCCTACTGGTGGAAGAACGTCAAGCTGGTCGTGGTGATCATCGTCATCGTCCTCATCATCGTCCTCATCATCGTGCTGCTGGCCACTGGAGTGATTCCGACCAGCGCCCCTGCGCCTGCACCGCTACCTTTACCCACATCTAAACCCTGA